TACCGGCGGCCGCGCTGCGCGCCACCCTCAACCGGTTCAACGCACAGGCGTGGAACGGCACCGACCCGGACTTCCACCGGGGCGACACCGCCTACGACCACTACTACACGGACCCGGGCGTGCAGCCGAACTCCTGCCTGGCCCCGGTGTGGGCGCCGCCGTTCTACGCGTTCAAGATCGTGCCCGGTGACCTGGGCACCAAGGGCGGCATCGTGACGGACGCACGGGCGCGGGCGCTGCGGGAGGACGGCTCGGTGATCCGCGGGCTGTGGGCCGCGGGCAACGCGAGTGCGGCCGTGATGGGCCACAGCTACGCGGGGGCGGGCTCGACGATCGGTCCCGCGATGACGTTCGGCCATGTGGCGGCGAACGACATCGCGGACGCGTGAGCGAATGCGCCCGGGGGCTCAGCCCTGCTGGAACAGCTCCGCGGGGAGCGGCTTGAGCAGCGCGTAGAGGTCGTCGGTGATCGGGCGGTCCCAGCTGGCGATGGTGACCAGGACGTTGTCACTGCGGTCGAACTGCACGCAGGAGATCCGGGACTCCGACAGCTTGACCTTGCGGACGATGAGGAGGTTGTCGCCCTGCATGACGGGGCAGTCCTCGGCGCCGGTGACCTCGACGTCCTCGTCGTTCTCCAGGGCCTGGAGGAGCTGGGCCACCTCGAAGGGGACCTCCTTGTCGGCCAGCTCACGGGCCGGGGAGCCCTCGGGGAGGTTGCCGATGATCATCGCGGGGCCGCGGCCGCCGAAGAGGTCGTAGCGCAGGAAGACACCCTGACAGCTGCCGTCGGGGGCGGGGAGCAGCCCGGCCCCGAGGTTGCCCGGCCAGTCGCCCGGGTCCATGGCGAGGACATCGAAGTCCGGGCCCGCGGGAGTGGCGGCGCTGCGGCGGCGGAGGAAGGACATGCGGCCATGGTACGTGGCCGCGTGAGTTTTCCGCCCCGGGGCCCCGAACCGCCCGGGAAGCGCCTCCGGAGCCGCCGTTCGGGCGCCCGGCCCGGGGCGCGCGGTCCGAGGTGCCCGGCCCGGGGGCGCGCGGTTACGGGCCGGGCACCACGGCGGCCGTCGCCGTGGCGGTGGCCGTGGCGGTGGCGGCTTCGGCTTCGGCGGCCACGCCGTCGGCCCCGCAGGACCTCGCCACCGCCGCCGCCCGCTCCAGCAGGGCCGGGTCCCGCCGGGCCACCCCCAGGTCCAGCAGCGAGCGGCACCGCTCGTACCCGGCGGGTGAGCCGTTCAGCAGGGTCACCGACTCCTCCAGCAGCGCCACCCGCTCCTCGGGCGGTCCCACCCGCGCCGCCACCCGCAGGGCGTGCCCGATCCCCGACGGCGCGCCGAAGACCCGGGCCCGCCGGACGGCGTCGGCGGCCAGCGCGCGGGCCCGTGCGGGCTCCTCGGCCGCCACGGCCTCGGCCAGGTGGAGCTGCCAGGGGCACCAGGCGGGGTTCTGGATGCCGCGCGGGGTGAGCCGCCGGTCCACCGCCTCCAACTCGGCCGCCGCCGCCTTGGTGTTGCCCCGGGCCAGCAGCAGTTCCGCGTAGACGGTCTGGGAGTCCGGGAAGACCACGGCGGCCGGGAACGGTTCGCCGTAGCCGTGGGCGCGCGCCAGGTCCCACGCCTCCTCGGCCCGGCCCCGGGCCAGCAGGGTCTCGATCAGGATGGCGATGGCGTACCAGTGCACGGGCGTACGGCGGCCCACGCGCTCGGCGAGCCGCAGTCCGGCCCTGGCCAGCTCCTCGGCCTCCACCAGCCGCCCGCCGCGGTAGCGGATGTACGCGCGCAGGCTGTACGCGAAGGACAGGTGCGCCCCGCGCCACCCCTGGCGCTCGAATTCGGCGGTGCCCGCCGCGAAGAGTTCCTCGGCCCGCTCGGGCCGGTCGGCGTACATGTGGGCCATCGCGGCCAGCACCGGGACCTCGAAGCCGCGGTCCTCGTGCGCCCAGCTGAAGCCGTCGCCCAGGGCTCGCCCGGCGTGGTGCAGGACCACGTCCACGGGTTCGCCGCGCAGCGTCGCGTCCCAGGCGCGCAGCCCGATCACGTACCGCTCGGTCAGGTCACGGCCGGTGAGCCGGTCGGCGAGCCGGGCGAGGCGGCGGGAGCGGGCCGGGGAGTCGGGTTCGGCGGCGTTGAAGGCGCCCCACATGAACTGTTCGGACTGCAGGCGCAGCCGCCCCCGGACGTCCGGGGTGCGGGGGATCTCCCGGGCCAGCGCCTCGCAGGCCTCGGCGAGCCGGTCGCTGTGCGCGAGCACCTGGGCGAGGCGGATCACGATGCCCTGGCGCAGCGCCGGGTCGTCGAAGGGTTCGGCGAGGGCGGCGCGCAGGTGGTTCACGGTGTTCGCGGGTTCGGTGAGCAGGGAGGCGCAGCCGAGTTCGTACAGGACGGCGGCCCGCTCGTCGAAGTCCGGGGGTTCGCGCAGGGCGCGGGCGAGCTGGCGGCGGGCGGCCTCGGGGGCTCCGGCCCGCAGGTTCTCGCGGGCGGCCTCGCGCAGGGTGCGCACCACCCAGGGGTCGTTGTCGGGGTGGGCTTCCAGGAGGTGGCGGGCGGCCGCGGAGGGGCCGAGTCCGCCGTCGACGACGGCGACGGCGGCCTGGCCGTGCAGGGCGACCCGCAGGCCGTCGGGGATGGCCCGGTAGATGGCGGTGGCGATCAGCGGGTGGACGAATTCGAGGCCGCCGTCGGGCTCGGGACCGCCGTCGGCTGCGGGCCCGCCCTCCTGTTCGGCCGCGGCGCAGAGGATGCGGGCGCCGCGCAGCCGTTCGGTGGCGTCGACGGCCTCTTCGGTGCCGAGCCCGGCCACCCGGGCGGCGAGGTCGCGCGGGATGGCCGTGCCGAGGACGGCGCAGGCCCAGGCGAAGCGGACGGTGGAGGGCCCCAGGCGTTCGAGGCGGGCCACCAGGCCGCTGCCGCGCTGGGCGGCGGCGAGGTCGCGCAGCAGTGGGGCGCTGGATTCGACGGGGTCGAGGCCGCGGTCGTGGACCTTGGCGCTCAGTTCGACGGCCTCGAAGGGGTTGCCCGCGGTGACGGCCCAGGCCTCCCGGCAGAAGGCGTCGTCGGCGTGGTCGCCGACCCGGTCGCGCAGCAGTGCGCCGACGGCGGCGGCGGTGAGCGGGGCGAGGCTGAGCGGGCGCCTGCCCGCCCGGCCGGGCAGGGTGCGGAAGGCGTCGGCGTGCGCGGGCAGTTCGTCGGGGCGGTAGGCGACGACGAGGAGCAGCGGGAGCTGTTCGGCGCGGGGGGCGAAGGCGGCGAGCCAGCCGAGTGATTCGGGGTCGGCCCAGTGAGCGTCGTCGAGGACGAGGACCACCGGGGCGCGCTGGACGGCGAGGTGGGTGAGGACCCAGTCGAGGCCGTCGCGCAGACCCTGCGGGTCGGGGGGTGCGCCCTCCTCGGGCGCGCAGAGGCCAAGGGCGGGGCCGACGATGGCGTACCAGCTGCCGAGGGCGGCGCGCAGTTCGTCCTCGGAGCGGCC
This is a stretch of genomic DNA from Streptomyces sp. NBC_00536. It encodes these proteins:
- a CDS encoding ATP-binding protein, whose protein sequence is MTERRTRTRRELFEREAELATVDEALDQLAGPRRGTGTGARAAPRPGTGPGTSGGALLAFSGPAGLGKTTLLAEVRRRARARSCTLLAARGGEQEQNQPFHVARQLIQPQLAGRSEDELRAALGSWYAIVGPALGLCAPEEGAPPDPQGLRDGLDWVLTHLAVQRAPVVLVLDDAHWADPESLGWLAAFAPRAEQLPLLLVVAYRPDELPAHADAFRTLPGRAGRRPLSLAPLTAAAVGALLRDRVGDHADDAFCREAWAVTAGNPFEAVELSAKVHDRGLDPVESSAPLLRDLAAAQRGSGLVARLERLGPSTVRFAWACAVLGTAIPRDLAARVAGLGTEEAVDATERLRGARILCAAAEQEGGPAADGGPEPDGGLEFVHPLIATAIYRAIPDGLRVALHGQAAVAVVDGGLGPSAAARHLLEAHPDNDPWVVRTLREAARENLRAGAPEAARRQLARALREPPDFDERAAVLYELGCASLLTEPANTVNHLRAALAEPFDDPALRQGIVIRLAQVLAHSDRLAEACEALAREIPRTPDVRGRLRLQSEQFMWGAFNAAEPDSPARSRRLARLADRLTGRDLTERYVIGLRAWDATLRGEPVDVVLHHAGRALGDGFSWAHEDRGFEVPVLAAMAHMYADRPERAEELFAAGTAEFERQGWRGAHLSFAYSLRAYIRYRGGRLVEAEELARAGLRLAERVGRRTPVHWYAIAILIETLLARGRAEEAWDLARAHGYGEPFPAAVVFPDSQTVYAELLLARGNTKAAAAELEAVDRRLTPRGIQNPAWCPWQLHLAEAVAAEEPARARALAADAVRRARVFGAPSGIGHALRVAARVGPPEERVALLEESVTLLNGSPAGYERCRSLLDLGVARRDPALLERAAAVARSCGADGVAAEAEAATATATATATAAVVPGP